Proteins from a single region of Xenopus laevis strain J_2021 chromosome 9_10S, Xenopus_laevis_v10.1, whole genome shotgun sequence:
- the nog.S gene encoding noggin-like has product MDHSQCLVTIYALMVFLGLRIDQGGCQHYLHIRPAPSENLPLVDLIEHPDPMYDPKEKDLNETLLRTLMVGHFDPNFMAINLPEERLGVEDLGELDLLLRQKPLGAMPAEIKGLEFYEGLQGKKHRLSKKLRRKLQMWLWSQTFCPVLYTWNDLGTRFWPRYVKVGSCYSKRSCSVPEGMVCKAAKSMHLTILRWRCQRKTQQKCAWITIQYPVISECKCSC; this is encoded by the coding sequence ATGGATCATTCCCAGTGCCTTGTGACTATATATGCTCTCATGGTCTTCTTGGGACTTAGAATAGACCAGGGGGGCTGCCAACATTATCTGCACATCAGACCGGCTCCTAGTGAAAACCTGCCACTGGTGGACCTTATTGAGCACCCAGATCCCATGTATGATCCCAAGGAGAAGGATCTTAACGAGACCTTGCTGAGGACTTTAATGGTTGGACACTTTGACCCCAACTTTATGGCCATCAACCTGCCGGAGGAGAGGCTTGGAGTGGAGGACCTTGGGGAGTTGGATCTTCTTCTTAGGCAGAAGCCCTTGGGGGCAATGCCAGCGGAAATCAAGGGACTGGAGTTTTACGAGGGGCTTCAGGGCAAAAAGCACAGACTGAGCAAGAAACTCAGGAGAAAGTTGCAGATGTGGCTCTGGTCGCAGACCTTCTGTCCTGTCCTTTACACGTGGAATGACCTAGGGACCAGGTTTTGGCCTCgctatgtgaaagtagggagctGCTATAGTAAGAGGTCTTGTTCTGTGCCAGAGGGCATGGTTTGCAAAGCTGCCAAGTCTATGCATTTGACCATCTTAAGGTGGAGGTGTCAACGCAAGACTCAGCAGAAGTGCGCGTGGATAACCATTCAGTACCCCGTCATTTCCGAGTGCAAATGCTCATGTTGA